In the genome of Gloeotrichia echinulata CP02, one region contains:
- a CDS encoding class I SAM-dependent methyltransferase yields the protein MMLIFSWHKCSQPLLHLWFKGFCHPLRYIYTIKPNSIVELGGGVSTIISAYCCEKIGKGYIFSVDHNDTYAKVTESNIQLHGLQNYVNVVYAPFEKVDLDNKTFYWYKIDVFSNLKSIDLLIIDGPPFVSNSLSRYPALPFLYHLLNENAIVLIDDGDRNDTIDMVNKWVKEFDDLELITLNTEKGGFCLRKISKQKPMRKIY from the coding sequence ATGATGTTGATCTTTTCATGGCACAAGTGTTCACAACCCTTACTGCATCTTTGGTTCAAAGGGTTTTGTCACCCCCTCAGGTATATTTATACAATTAAGCCAAATTCAATTGTTGAGTTAGGAGGTGGAGTTTCAACTATTATCTCAGCTTACTGTTGTGAAAAAATAGGTAAAGGTTATATTTTTTCAGTTGATCATAATGATACATACGCTAAAGTAACTGAATCAAATATACAGCTACATGGATTACAAAACTATGTGAATGTAGTTTATGCTCCTTTTGAAAAGGTAGATTTGGATAATAAAACGTTTTATTGGTATAAAATTGATGTATTTAGTAACCTTAAATCAATAGATTTATTGATAATTGATGGACCACCGTTTGTGAGCAATAGTTTGTCTCGTTATCCTGCATTACCATTCCTGTATCACCTACTAAATGAAAATGCTATCGTGTTGATTGATGATGGTGATAGAAATGATACCATCGATATGGTTAACAAATGGGTAAAAGAGTTTGATGATTTAGAGTTAATAACTCTTAATACTGAAAAAGGAGGTTTTTGTCTACGAAAAATCTCTAAACAAAAACCAATGCGTAAAATTTATTAA
- a CDS encoding glycosyltransferase, translated as MNPKVSILIPCYNAEKWIKQCIDSAVNQTYSNTEIIVVDDGSTDGSLEIIKSFGDAIRWETGINRGGNVARNRLLELSTGEWLQYLDADDYLLPNKIEQQVKYLNKVPEADIIYSPSIFEYYTQDKSRQEILPIPEPHDPWILLARWYLPQTGSPLWRKQAIIDAGGWKIDQPCCQENELYLRLLIAGKRFEYFAESGSVYRQWSDSTVCKRDKSQTHRELLVIEDRIEQYLKAINQFTQARQNAINQTRFENARLIWLSNKNWAKEVISKINNTNTGFIPSGKAAPKFYRLVYQLLGFSTAEQVANIKRLLNYSSPKLFMRNKISDFFEKSGI; from the coding sequence ATGAACCCCAAAGTCAGCATTCTTATTCCCTGCTATAATGCAGAAAAATGGATTAAGCAGTGTATTGATAGCGCTGTAAATCAAACATATTCCAATACAGAGATAATTGTTGTAGATGATGGTTCTACAGATGGAAGTTTAGAGATAATTAAAAGCTTTGGTGATGCGATTCGTTGGGAAACTGGCATTAATCGTGGCGGGAACGTCGCTAGAAACAGGTTACTGGAACTCAGCACAGGAGAATGGTTACAATACCTGGATGCAGATGATTATCTATTACCAAACAAAATTGAGCAGCAAGTTAAATATCTAAATAAAGTTCCGGAAGCTGACATTATATATAGTCCTAGTATTTTTGAATATTACACACAGGATAAATCTAGGCAAGAAATTCTACCGATTCCTGAACCTCATGATCCTTGGATTTTACTGGCGCGATGGTATTTACCTCAAACAGGTAGTCCACTGTGGCGCAAACAAGCCATTATTGATGCGGGAGGTTGGAAAATTGACCAGCCTTGCTGTCAGGAGAATGAATTATATTTGCGTCTTTTAATAGCAGGTAAAAGATTTGAATATTTTGCTGAATCTGGTTCAGTCTATAGACAATGGAGTGACTCAACGGTTTGTAAACGAGACAAGTCACAAACCCATCGTGAACTGTTAGTTATTGAAGATCGAATTGAGCAATATCTCAAAGCAATAAATCAATTTACACAAGCAAGGCAGAATGCTATTAATCAAACTAGATTTGAAAATGCCAGACTTATTTGGTTGTCCAATAAAAATTGGGCTAAGGAGGTAATTAGCAAAATAAACAACACTAATACAGGTTTCATTCCATCTGGAAAAGCAGCACCAAAATTCTATCGCTTAGTTTATCAGCTACTAGGATTTTCTACCGCTGAACAAGTAGCAAATATCAAAAGATTATTGAACTATAGCAGTCCTAAATTATTCATGAGAAACAAGATCTCCGACTTCTTTGAGAAATCGGGTATCTGA
- the asnB gene encoding asparagine synthase (glutamine-hydrolyzing), with the protein MCGIAGFLSRTPLKEANLNFALKALFHRGPDNQGIWEDNYIQLGHTRLSILDLSPLGNQPMSYQDGRFMITFNGEIYNYIEIREELSEKGYSFISQTDTEVLIAAYAHWGTQCLDKLRGMFAFAIWDKITNKLFLARDRTGEKPLYYWFDDNKFYFTSELKALLTLLPKVPALDPIAIDLYLHYQYVPEPRTPLIGVYKLPAAHYLLINCEDWEIEPKRYWSLAQIQPIEGDPIKLIRQELDQVIDLTLRSDVPIGIALSGGLDSGGIAALAAPKYKNTLQALSIGYEGTPACDERAQAAELAQWLGLEFRDVELRTSELVDFFPDLVRAIDDPIADIAAYGHFAVTRLAADLGIKVLLNGLGGDELFWGYNWVSDALRLAENKYNLHSTLGKFQSSLTGLDWLTKFPLYNRLANSNKIPNCLRTTLDWGLEISNTAPWHPQQIPFYNVRVDFRYAWYHRQHLYTKVFLEKLPERNPYQPFVVSTESTDIPNQICQLVFDTWLVSNCLSLGDRTSMASAVEARIPLLDYKLIELVMGLRKAQPDHKYGQKSWLRSALKNVLPDKVIQRKKRGFEPPYEEWIKALLEKYGQLVVEGYLVEMGFFNRKYIEKLFNNYRENYAMVYKLILLESWYKYVVLNKLL; encoded by the coding sequence ATGTGCGGTATAGCTGGTTTTTTATCTCGTACTCCTCTTAAAGAAGCAAATTTAAATTTTGCCCTTAAAGCTTTGTTTCACCGTGGGCCTGACAATCAGGGAATTTGGGAAGATAACTATATTCAACTGGGACATACTCGCCTATCCATTTTAGATTTAAGCCCCCTAGGAAATCAGCCCATGAGTTATCAAGATGGGCGATTTATGATTACCTTTAATGGTGAAATTTACAACTATATAGAAATTCGAGAAGAACTGTCTGAAAAAGGATATTCTTTTATTAGCCAGACCGATACTGAAGTTTTGATAGCAGCCTATGCTCATTGGGGGACTCAATGTCTTGACAAATTGAGGGGTATGTTTGCCTTTGCCATCTGGGATAAAATCACTAATAAATTGTTTCTTGCTCGCGATCGCACTGGCGAAAAACCACTCTATTATTGGTTTGATGATAACAAGTTTTATTTTACCTCTGAACTAAAAGCCCTACTCACATTACTGCCTAAAGTTCCGGCTCTTGATCCTATCGCTATTGATCTGTATTTACATTACCAGTATGTGCCAGAGCCGCGAACCCCTTTAATTGGTGTTTATAAACTCCCCGCTGCTCACTATTTGTTAATTAACTGCGAAGATTGGGAAATAGAGCCAAAACGTTATTGGAGTTTGGCGCAGATTCAACCGATAGAAGGTGATCCAATCAAACTTATTCGTCAGGAACTCGATCAAGTAATTGATTTAACCTTACGTTCAGATGTGCCGATTGGAATAGCTCTCAGTGGTGGCCTTGACTCTGGTGGGATAGCGGCTCTAGCGGCTCCTAAATATAAGAATACACTGCAAGCATTGAGTATCGGTTATGAAGGCACACCAGCTTGTGATGAACGAGCGCAAGCAGCAGAATTAGCCCAATGGTTAGGTTTAGAATTTCGAGATGTTGAACTTCGCACCTCAGAACTAGTAGATTTTTTTCCAGACTTAGTTCGTGCAATTGATGATCCCATCGCCGATATCGCCGCTTATGGACATTTTGCCGTTACGCGATTAGCAGCAGATTTGGGCATCAAAGTTCTGCTCAATGGTTTAGGAGGTGATGAATTATTTTGGGGCTACAACTGGGTATCGGATGCATTAAGACTAGCTGAAAATAAATACAATTTGCACTCAACTTTGGGAAAATTTCAATCCTCTCTAACAGGACTAGACTGGCTGACTAAATTTCCCTTATATAATAGGTTAGCTAATAGTAATAAAATCCCTAATTGTCTGCGAACAACTTTAGATTGGGGATTAGAAATCAGCAATACTGCTCCTTGGCATCCTCAACAAATTCCCTTTTATAATGTCAGAGTTGATTTTAGATATGCCTGGTATCACCGTCAACATTTGTACACCAAAGTATTTCTAGAAAAATTACCAGAACGCAATCCCTATCAGCCATTTGTTGTTTCCACAGAATCGACAGATATTCCTAATCAAATTTGTCAATTGGTATTTGATACATGGTTAGTTTCTAATTGTTTATCCTTAGGCGATCGCACTAGTATGGCTTCGGCTGTAGAAGCTCGCATTCCTTTACTAGATTACAAACTTATTGAGTTAGTTATGGGACTGCGTAAAGCACAACCCGATCATAAGTATGGTCAAAAATCTTGGCTGCGGAGTGCGTTAAAAAATGTTTTACCCGACAAGGTAATTCAGCGAAAAAAAAGAGGATTTGAACCTCCTTATGAAGAATGGATTAAAGCATTGTTGGAAAAATATGGACAATTGGTTGTAGAAGGTTATTTGGTCGAAATGGGATTTTTTAATCGAAAATACATTGAAAAATTATTCAATAATTACCGAGAAAATTATGCAATGGTCTACAAGTTAATTTTATTGGAGAGTTGGTATAAATATGTCGTGCTGAATAAGCTGTTATAA